DNA sequence from the Bubalus bubalis isolate 160015118507 breed Murrah chromosome 24, NDDB_SH_1, whole genome shotgun sequence genome:
tagcatTCCTGAAAAGGGAATACACCAAGACATTGGCCCGCCTTCAAGTAAGTAAAATCATATTCTCTCAACTTGGTGTTAATGCCACAAAGTATATAAAGACAGCTCTTTATTTAAGCTgttaacaaaaatttattttttttttataaagttgttttttgagttgcttttgttttctttagcgTGCCCAAAGAGCCGAGaagtttaaaaattctcttaGGAGAACAGTGGAAGAACAAGATTCCTCACTCCAGCAAGAAGTTTCAACACAACTAACCCACGCAGGTAAAGCTAACCCATTCTCTTACACTTTATTACTCATTTCCCATGTAAATTTGCCTgtgattctctttttaaatatatttatttatttggctgcatcgagtcttagttgtggcacacgggatttgtgttggggcacacgggcttagttgtccccTGTCGtgggggaatcttagttccccaaccaggaagcaaacccccttcctctgccttagaaggcagattcttaaccactggaccaccagggaaatctcctaGCTGTGGTTCTTTTTGTCACAATCAGAGGATAAGGAGTAACAGTAGACTCTTTAAAGTGTATAGTTCATTGCTCCTTTGTATAATCGTCATCAAGATTGTATAACCATCATCACTGTCTTAATTTCAGAACACTTTTACCACCtgaaaaagaaaccctgtacccatcCTACCCTTAACCCCTGGACAACTACTAATCTGCTTTTTGTCTCTGTGGATTTTCCTGTTTTGCACCTTTCATATAGATGGaaccatacaatatgtggtcttttgtgactctctgctttcacttggcataatgttttcaacCTTTATTCATCCATCTATATGTTCATCTAAGCGtgcatcagtacttcattcctttttgcagttgaataatatttcattccccttcatggatcacaaccttgtcgtggtgaaggggcttgtgtaactcaatgaagctatgagccataatataatatgatatagtTTGTATATCTattcatcagttaatggacacttgggttgtttctactttttggctattataaattttGGCTTTTATGCTGCTGTGAAGATTCATGTACAAGTTGTTTGTGTGCacatatattttcagttctctctATATGTACCTAGGAATGAAATTTCTGGGTTGTATgataactctgtgtttaattttGAGGAAGTACTAAACTGTTTTCtacagtgactgtaccatttttcttTCCTACCACAACACACAAGAGTTTCAGTCTCTCCACATCCTTGTTAATACttgtgattttctatttttaaaattataaccgTTCTGATAGATATGAAGTGGtatctaattgtggttttgatttgcatttcctagtgactaatgatattgaacatcttttcatgtgcttgtatatcttctttggagaaatatctgtttttattaggttatttgtctttttattgatgaGTTGTAAGTGTTCTTCATATATTCTAGCTATTggacccttatcagatacatgatttgtaaatattttctctcattctgtgagtGAGAAACTATACTTTATTTGGATTGCTTATTTAGttgctctttttctctattttaacttttttaactATTTTACTTGAGCCCAAAAAGGGACATGAAGTAAAAAATCAGGTGAGATATGGGAGAAATGGGGATATGTTGGTCAAGGGGTTAAGAGTTACAATTATGCAGAATGAATAAGTCCTAGAGAGCTAATGTATGGCGTGGTGACagcagttaataatactgtattatatacttgaaatttgctgagagagCCGACCTTAAGTCttctcatcacacacaaaaaaatcatagctatgtgaagtgatggatatgttagTTAGCTTGATTGTGCCAgcatttcacagtgtatacatatatcaaagcaTCACTTTAACTGTGCAATTTTTATCTGTCAGTTGTAGTTCAGTAaagttttaaagaaggaaaaactaaGAAAAGATGATTGCAATAAAGAATAATCttgctttaatatttataatttatgtggctgcaccaggtcttggttgcagcatgtgggatctttagttgcagccgtGGGATCTAGTttgctgaccagggatgaaacctgggccctctaacattgggagcacagactcttagccactggaccaccagagaagtcctaagaATAGATAATTGTTTAGTTTGAAAATCATTTTCCCAACACAATTCCATTTTTGTTACATTTACTTAATATTACTATAGTTTGTAAGATTATTAAAAACTTACTTTGATCTGCCTGAATGATATACCATCGACtctatgttaaataaatatttagtaatatttgtatgtaatatttaaaaataaatatggggtagtttttgtttcattttaaaaatattaactatataatttttcttcttcagaaccTAAAAATACAGTATCTCCTCGTGACACGTTGCAAATCAACACCCATATCGATGAAGAAACTGGAGAAAAGACACCCAGCTCACTTGACGTTAAGCCTGAGTCGTTTAGCTCTGGACGTGTCTCAGTGGAAGGATCACGCATACAAGGATCAGATGATAATCAGGAACATTTTCCTTTCAGGGTCAATGGCCCTGATGCTAAGAAAAGGCAGAATAAGCTGctggggagaagaaagaaagaggagagaacaTATATTTCACAGGAGAGAGAATCTCTCTCTGACATTGATTCGCTCATACTCTCTGGAAAAAGActaaaagaacaggaaaaaatcaatagagaaaatccTAGAACACCTGTAACTGAACTAAGAACTTACCCCCTTTCAAGTCCTAAATGTGCCATTCCAAATTCTCCAGCACCAGTTACAGAAACTAATGTAGGGAGTGTATTAATTCTACCAAGCACCAAACCACAGAGAGATGTTGATGCCCTCCTTAGAGGAAATGATTTCCCCAGGGCGACTACTCTTCCTCTGCCTACACCTTCAAATAGCAGTAACGGACAGCGCCTCGAACACAAGTGTCCTAAAAGTAACTGTGAACTTACTACTCACAGCTTAAGAAACATTAGCTCTGCTTCACCTGTAAACTTAGaggtacagaagaaaaaaatgactgtcTCTACAGATAACCCAGAGGTAAACAAAGCTGGAAGTACAAGTGGCCAGGCAGCTAGAAGTCCTAACTTAGAGGCAGATAATTCATGTTTTATAAATGAACTCACTTGTGATAACTTAGTGGAAAATGAAAACCGAAACTTAGAAGAACAAAATCACACAGAgatgtctcttaaatctcccaATGATGCTCTCGGTGGTAGAAATGAAAGTCTTCTGGAAAAAGAACTTCTAAGTCAGTCTAAGAATCTTAGCCTGGAAGTAATTTCTCCTGTTTCTACAGAAGATCAAATACATTCTTGCACAGTGCTTGAAGGCCTTCTCTTTCCTGCAGAATATTACGTTAGGACAACACGGCACATGTCAGGTTGCCAGAGGAAAGTAGCACTGGAGGCTGTAATTCAGAGTCATTTAGGTGTCAgaaaaaaaggctttaaaaataagaGTACGAAATCTGCTAAAAAATTTAACGTTTCCAACGAAAAAACTAAGCAAAGTGAAATTAAGGTGTCTGACAAACACGCAGAACAACCAAGTTCAAGAAGTCCCCAGAAACCACTCTCATTAACTGAAGTCAGCTTTTCCACTGACTCCACAGAAGATGACTTTTCTAGGAAGACAGTTACCAAGCCATCAGGtaaaaaatgcagaggaaaaagaaagtcagCATGCACCTCTCCGTTAGATCAGCATGAACTACTTTTGCCAGCTACTGGCACATCAGGTGTTAAGAAGTCCAAGGAAGAAATTGCCTTGCACAAAAAtcagaatgaaaaggcaattaTTCACAGTAAGAAGAGAATTAAAGGTAAATCGAGATGTGGTTGGCGGTGGTGGCTGATGATGGTGGTAGCTAACACTATATGCTCGTcactttataaatgttatatagaTACTTACTGAATCATCACACCAACTGTACATGAGGCagaatctatttttttattattcatatatatttggcagcacatggaatctttcagttgcagcatgtggaatctagttccttgaccaggggtcagaaccaggcaccctgcattgggagtgcagagtcttagccactagaccactagaGAAGTGCCCAGAATCTATTtttatcctcactttacagatggggaatcGAAGGCCAGGTGATCAAAGTGTCTTTAAAGCCACAGGGTCAAGGTTCAAATCTGGCTGCATGGTGTCAGAGTTCACAAATATGGTTGAAAAAGCTGACACTGAGAGGGAAAATGTGTTGGATGTTTACCTAAAATTAGTGTTTATTCAATTACAATACAGTCTTTTATCCATGGGGAGAAGTAACTAATACAGGGAagtatatttgaaatgaaatcAATGTCAGAGTAAGAATTCACTGACAAACTCCCTTAGGAATGATTGTGTAATAAAATGCAACAGGTCTGAGCCACTTTGGGAGGTAAACTGTCTAATAGTGTCTCTGAGGTTCATGGGACACAAGATTTTGGAGGATATCAAGTGACAAGTTATAATTTAAACTTCTTTGTTTACTTGGGTGATGTATCTGATAAACTGAGCACAGAATTTAGATAATTCACTCCAGTTCTGTGTGAGAGCTCAGCAAACTTTCTATAAAGGGCCAaatagaaaatacagtctgtGCTCAGTCATAGCTATTCAAGTGTAATGTGGAAGTAACCATATACAATGTGTAAATGTGCCTTtgtctcaataaaactttatttacagaaacaggcAGCCAGCAGGTCTGTACCATTGGACAGGCTTTGACTTATGAGCcacaatttattaatttaaataaagataataatcatGGGGACTCCACCAGTGGTCCATTAGCTAAGACTCCAtatttcctggtcagggaactagattccacatgtaaacttgaaagagttcacatgctgcaactaagacccagtgcagccaaataaataaatttaaaatatttttaaaaaataataatcatgacTCTTTTAATCATCATCTTTTATGCCAACAAGAAAGGAATTGGAAAGCGGGATAATCTAGTAATAAGCTTGAAATGTTGTTTTGTATACTTTGAAATAATCTACTGTGATTTCAATAACCTACAGGTacatagaaaatttttttttcttgaggtaacCTTCATAATAACATAGTTAACTGTTTTAAGTTAAGTGAACAATCCAGTGGCATTTAGTTACGTTCACAGTGTTTTATCACCATGACCCCTGtgtagttccaaaacattttcatcatcccaaaggGAAACCCCATACCTGTTAAGCAGTTTCTCCCCATTTTCTCTCGACAGTCCTTGGCAAATACTAATCTGtattctgtctctgtggatttactTATTTTGGGTATTTTATATTAATGGAAGTATACAGTATGTGCCCTTTCGTGTCTGGCTGCTTTTGCCTACTTAGTTGGTTTTCGAAATTCATCtacattgtagcatgtatcaacaCTTCATTCAtattcatggctgagtaatattccattgtgtacatgtagcACAGCTCTCTATCCATTTATAAAGTATTGGATGCAGCTACATTTTGaatgatacagagctcctgttgcTTGAAGTCTAGTAAATTAATCTTTGTTTGAAAAGGGAACTATGTTTTCTTCAAGAGAAGAGCCAGCATTTTGTAGACGATACTCGGATAGCCTGTTGAAATGATAATTGTGGATCAGAAAGGACTTTAGAGATCCTTAACCCAGCTCCGTCAGAAGGGACAAGGGGAAATGAGGTGGATTTGACTTGCCCAGGATAACATACGAACCGGGGGCAGAGCTGGCACCAGGCTGGCCGCAGCCAGTTCtgtcagccacactgggtttggtCCTCCAGAGGGGGAGCTGCTCAGTATGCACTAACCTGTGTCTGATTGTTGAACTGTCCACAGAAGTTTTAGAGTCCTGGGTGGGAAAACACCGCATGATGTTGGAGTTTAGAAACTCACTCTTTGTTGGGAATTGGTGAgtatctgtttttgttgttgctttctgTTTTAGGAAAGGAAGGTCACTGTCAAAAAGAGGACTTCCTTTGTTACAGTAATTACGCTTATTTCTCTTCGGATGATGATGCTTTCAGTGCTCCATTTCGTAAGAACAGAATGCTAAGTTTAAAGCATCTATCGTCTTTTCTCAAAATCACAGACTTTCAGTTACCTGACGAAGACTTTGGGTCTCTTAAGCTTGAAAAACTGAAGTCCTGCTCAAAAAAGCTGATGGAGACTTTTGGATCAAAAGTACATGGAGAGGGGCATCTTAAAGGGGAAAGTTATATTGTTGTGGAGGAACCAAGCCCTAAACAAAGCAATATAGAAAAGGAGGGCATGGAAGCGGAACTAATTACCCTACCAGGAAAGGCACATCCTAAAATGCCAAGCCAAAGAAGCCAGCCTCGGGGAAAGGACCTTTCTTCATCCATTTTACTTTTTACTCCTTTGAATTCTGTTGCCTCTGATGATAATGACAGACTGACAGCAGAGCTGTGCTCACCTGCTTTCCCCGTGTTAGGCGCTACTCCAGCTTTTGGCTCCCAAGCCCACAGAGGAAAGGTATCTGCAGAGGTGGTTGGACAAACCTGCTCTCCACCCCGTCTTTCTCACTTAAAAGCCACAGTCAGCCTGGCTGGCAATCGTAAACAAGGCAACAGCTGGAGCAGCCCCTTGAAATTAGATAGCAGCCAGCATGTGGCAGGAAGAGCAGGACAGCCTTCCTGTGACCCTGACGCTGGTCCCCAAGCAACAACTCTGCCCACCGAGTCTTTCACCTATGAAGCAAGTCAGCTCCAGGAATCACAGAGACATTCTGCTGAGCAGGTACAGACTGCATTCTTCATGAAATTTTCTCTGAAGAAATGACGTGTCTTAGTGAACATGGACTCAGTTcctcagtgttttaaaatgttttaccaTGTTTCTTTGATATGACTTCACTGTAAATACTAAGTTCATTCTGGGGAAGTTAGgattaattaaaatatgtgtatttttaaggGATGCTGTTCTCTTTGTTATTCATGAAGCAGTTGCATTTGGAGCTTTGCTGCtgttacagaaaataaaacataggaAATAGTTTGAAGAATGCATGATACAGACAGataccatatataatatatacattaatgaTGTGACTTTTGTTTCCACAGACTGAAATAGCAGAGGTTCCTGCTTGGGATAGCTTAAACCCGGGCACCCTACAGCTGGTTTCAAAGTTAAAGGTCAGAAGACTTATCTCTTGTGTCTTACATGTGAAAAATGCAATGAACTGGTTGGAAAATTCAGAAGAATTTGATCCTTGAtaaaatagattcagaaaaacatttaaattctttttcacaATATTTACCTGTTATATATATTCTGAGATCTTCTAAAGAAGTTTTTATGTCAAGCTATTGCCAAGAAAAGCTTAAGCTAGGGAGTTCAACTTTGTATCTAAGTTTAAATCAGGCATTTTGACAGAGAGGGGTCATTCATGACTCTCCTACCCAAATAATATAGTACTTCTAGAAGAATCACTTACTTTATAAGAAAATGGGTAACAGTTCTCGATTATAACATAGTGAATGGTTAATTTCCGTAGGCTGTGTGATGTATATGGTtctgagaaatataaataatattctggTAAATCCTGTGAGGTGAATTGGACTCATGTCCTGGTTAACTTTTTATACTTGAAATAGGATGGTACACAGCGGGGGTCTTCAGTCTTACTACTGTTAACATTTGGGGCTgaattattctttattcttaGGGACTGGCCTGTGCATTGTATGGTATTCAGCAACAGCCATGATCTCTACCAGTCATAACCGCGCGCGCCACCCGCCGACTCCAGCAGGAACGACAGCAGTGTCTCTAAATATTGCTAACTGTCCCTCCCTGGGGAGGGTTGTGAAATCACCACCCCTAATTGAGAACAACTGGTGtcggaaaaaaaaagatttaaatccaCATAAACTGTTT
Encoded proteins:
- the PALB2 gene encoding partner and localizer of BRCA2 isoform X1; the encoded protein is MLFLLAAGQMEEPPGKTLSCEEKEKLKEKLAFLKREYTKTLARLQRAQRAEKFKNSLRRTVEEQDSSLQQEVSTQLTHAEPKNTVSPRDTLQINTHIDEETGEKTPSSLDVKPESFSSGRVSVEGSRIQGSDDNQEHFPFRVNGPDAKKRQNKLLGRRKKEERTYISQERESLSDIDSLILSGKRLKEQEKINRENPRTPVTELRTYPLSSPKCAIPNSPAPVTETNVGSVLILPSTKPQRDVDALLRGNDFPRATTLPLPTPSNSSNGQRLEHKCPKSNCELTTHSLRNISSASPVNLEVQKKKMTVSTDNPEVNKAGSTSGQAARSPNLEADNSCFINELTCDNLVENENRNLEEQNHTEMSLKSPNDALGGRNESLLEKELLSQSKNLSLEVISPVSTEDQIHSCTVLEGLLFPAEYYVRTTRHMSGCQRKVALEAVIQSHLGVRKKGFKNKSTKSAKKFNVSNEKTKQSEIKVSDKHAEQPSSRSPQKPLSLTEVSFSTDSTEDDFSRKTVTKPSGKKCRGKRKSACTSPLDQHELLLPATGTSGVKKSKEEIALHKNQNEKAIIHSKKRIKGKEGHCQKEDFLCYSNYAYFSSDDDAFSAPFRKNRMLSLKHLSSFLKITDFQLPDEDFGSLKLEKLKSCSKKLMETFGSKVHGEGHLKGESYIVVEEPSPKQSNIEKEGMEAELITLPGKAHPKMPSQRSQPRGKDLSSSILLFTPLNSVASDDNDRLTAELCSPAFPVLGATPAFGSQAHRGKVSAEVVGQTCSPPRLSHLKATVSLAGNRKQGNSWSSPLKLDSSQHVAGRAGQPSCDPDAGPQATTLPTESFTYEASQLQESQRHSAEQTEIAEVPAWDSLNPGTLQLVSKLKNPSGSCSVDVSATWWEIAGFKEPCIVTACEYVVSLWKPLDAWQWEKIYSWHFTEVPVLQIVAVPDVCNLVCVALGNLEIREIRALLCSPDGKSEKQVLLSSGNIKAVLGLAKRRLVSSSGTLCDQQVEMMTFAEDGGSKEKQLLMPPEETILTFAEVQGMQEALLGTTIMNNIVIWNLKTGQLLKKMHIDDSYQASVCHKAYSEMGLLFVVLSHPCAKENELSGSPVFQLIVINPKTTLSMGVMLYCLPHGQAGRFLEGDVKDHFAAAVLTSGTIAVWDLLLGHCAALLPPVSGQNWSFVKWSGTDSHLLAGQKDGNIFVYRF
- the PALB2 gene encoding partner and localizer of BRCA2 isoform X3 codes for the protein MLFLLAAGQMEEPPGKTLSCEEKEKLKEKLAFLKREYTKTLARLQRAQRAEKFKNSLRRTVEEQDSSLQQEVSTQLTHAEPKNTVSPRDTLQINTHIDEETGEKTPSSLDVKPESFSSGRVSVEGSRIQGSDDNQEHFPFRVNGPDAKKRQNKLLGRRKKEERTYISQERESLSDIDSLILSGKRLKEQEKINRENPRTPVTELRTYPLSSPKCAIPNSPAPVTETNVGSVLILPSTKPQRDVDALLRGNDFPRATTLPLPTPSNSSNGQRLEHKCPKSNCELTTHSLRNISSASPVNLEVQKKKMTVSTDNPEVNKAGSTSGQAARSPNLEADNSCFINELTCDNLVENENRNLEEQNHTEMSLKSPNDALGGRNESLLEKELLSQSKNLSLEVISPVSTEDQIHSCTVLEGLLFPAEYYVRTTRHMSGCQRKVALEAVIQSHLGVRKKGFKNKSTKSAKKFNVSNEKTKQSEIKVSDKHAEQPSSRSPQKPLSLTEVSFSTDSTEDDFSRKTVTKPSGKKCRGKRKSACTSPLDQHELLLPATGTSGVKKSKEEIALHKNQNEKAIIHSKKRIKGKEGHCQKEDFLCYSNYAYFSSDDDAFSAPFRKNRMLSLKHLSSFLKITDFQLPDEDFGSLKLEKLKSCSKKLMETFGSKVHGEGHLKGESYIVVEEPSPKQSNIEKEGMEAELITLPGKAHPKMPSQRSQPRGKDLSSSILLFTPLNSVASDDNDRLTAELCSPAFPVLGATPAFGSQAHRGKVSAEVVGQTCSPPRLSHLKATVSLAGNRKQGNSWSSPLKLDSSQHVAGRAGQPSCDPDAGPQATTLPTESFTYEASQLQESQRHSAEQTEIAEVPAWDSLNPGTLQLVSKLKVPVLQIVAVPDVCNLVCVALGNLEIREIRALLCSPDGKSEKQVLLSSGNIKAVLGLAKRRLVSSSGTLCDQQVEMMTFAEDGGSKEKQLLMPPEETILTFAEVQGMQEALLGTTIMNNIVIWNLKTGQLLKKMHIDDSYQASVCHKAYSEMGLLFVVLSHPCAKENELSGSPVFQLIVINPKTTLSMGVMLYCLPHGQAGRFLEGDVKDHFAAAVLTSGTIAVWDLLLGHCAALLPPVSGQNWSFVKWSGTDSHLLAGQKDGNIFVYRF
- the PALB2 gene encoding partner and localizer of BRCA2 isoform X2 produces the protein MLFLLAAGQMEEPPGKTLSCEEKEKLKEKLAFLKREYTKTLARLQRAQRAEKFKNSLRRTVEEQDSSLQQEVSTQLTHAEPKNTVSPRDTLQINTHIDEETGEKTPSSLDVKPESFSSGRVSVEGSRIQGSDDNQEHFPFRVNGPDAKKRQNKLLGRRKKEERTYISQERESLSDIDSLILSGKRLKEQEKINRENPRTPVTELRTYPLSSPKCAIPNSPAPVTETNVGSVLILPSTKPQRDVDALLRGNDFPRATTLPLPTPSNSSNGQRLEHKCPKSNCELTTHSLRNISSASPVNLEVQKKKMTVSTDNPEVNKAGSTSGQAARSPNLEADNSCFINELTCDNLVENENRNLEEQNHTEMSLKSPNDALGGRNESLLEKELLSQSKNLSLEVISPVSTEDQIHSCTVLEGLLFPAEYYVRTTRHMSGCQRKVALEAVIQSHLGVRKKGFKNKSTKSAKKFNVSNEKTKQSEIKVSDKHAEQPSSRSPQKPLSLTEVSFSTDSTEDDFSRKTVTKPSGKKCRGKRKSACTSPLDQHELLLPATGTSGVKKSKEEIALHKNQNEKAIIHSKKRIKDFQLPDEDFGSLKLEKLKSCSKKLMETFGSKVHGEGHLKGESYIVVEEPSPKQSNIEKEGMEAELITLPGKAHPKMPSQRSQPRGKDLSSSILLFTPLNSVASDDNDRLTAELCSPAFPVLGATPAFGSQAHRGKVSAEVVGQTCSPPRLSHLKATVSLAGNRKQGNSWSSPLKLDSSQHVAGRAGQPSCDPDAGPQATTLPTESFTYEASQLQESQRHSAEQTEIAEVPAWDSLNPGTLQLVSKLKNPSGSCSVDVSATWWEIAGFKEPCIVTACEYVVSLWKPLDAWQWEKIYSWHFTEVPVLQIVAVPDVCNLVCVALGNLEIREIRALLCSPDGKSEKQVLLSSGNIKAVLGLAKRRLVSSSGTLCDQQVEMMTFAEDGGSKEKQLLMPPEETILTFAEVQGMQEALLGTTIMNNIVIWNLKTGQLLKKMHIDDSYQASVCHKAYSEMGLLFVVLSHPCAKENELSGSPVFQLIVINPKTTLSMGVMLYCLPHGQAGRFLEGDVKDHFAAAVLTSGTIAVWDLLLGHCAALLPPVSGQNWSFVKWSGTDSHLLAGQKDGNIFVYRF